From one Brachypodium distachyon strain Bd21 chromosome 4, Brachypodium_distachyon_v3.0, whole genome shotgun sequence genomic stretch:
- the LOC100840757 gene encoding pumilio homolog 1, which yields MDLVVNHTMEESKAGPEDARSSEVLSPDHEKDARSSEVLTPDHEKDARSSELLTPDHEKDARSSEVLTDPDNQKVHDTTGSILPQSSDASSRSALAEQQSQITVPNKNAARDPAVQSSADSSSSNALAEQHSQITVPNKDAAGVPDVQSSADSSSSNALAEKHSQITVLKKDAAGVPDVQSSADSSSSSALAEQQSQIAVPSKDAAGVPDVQSSAASSSSSSLTEQHSQITVPNNGAAGDLAVQSSSSSTSVRPNKFPDMMAVQMGLLRALFDPDQEVASKVFHQSPDAVKNHYARDVELAYTVGRVDPIFNLASGLESRDSVFGSLLHRIKFPGEQPIRIINLKGQVPALSVHPVGSRFITKKLDIATTGEIVLLYNEITPEVPRLVYNVFANSAIMKLLDHGPEPYRNRLVRNLIGHVLALSVHQYGHLVIEKAFEIGHIDHQIEIAKELNTNLQRCVRDQHGNHVVQKCMECVPEQYIHFIYRSIRGKAKTIASHQYGCRIIQKVLDFCKDPPLLYPIAAEIVENVDELSADKFGTYVVQHMVQNGGPSDRQTILMKFVGRFVELSHQKYSANVIEKLLMYGSYQDRKIIITEFLCAGDGQTADHLVSMMIHETATYVVQKMIDAADEWEFSVFAEAVRRNADTLNKNALGKRLVTHVNNLLKRTPTFFAAPPPPPPPQPHFG from the exons ATGGATCTTGTAGTGAACCATACAATGGAGGAG AGCAAGGCCGGCCCTGAG GATGCTCGAAGCAGTGAAGTGTTGAGTCCAGATCATGAGAAG GATGCTCGAAGCAGTGAAGTGTTGACTCCAGATCATGAGAAG GATGCTCGAAGCAGTGAACTGTTGACTCCAGATCATGAGAAG GATGCTCGAAGCAGTGAAGTGTTGACTGATCCAGATAATCAGAAGGTGCATGACACTACTGGGTCCATTTTGCCGCAGTCTTCTGATGCTTCTTCAAGGAGTGCACTCGCCGAGCAACAATCTCAGATTACTGTACCAAACAAGAATGCTGCCAGGGATCCCGCTGTGCAGTCTTCTGCTGATTCCTCTTCAAGCAATGCACTCGCCGAGCAACACTCCCAAATTACAGTACCGAACAAGGATGCTGCTGGGGTTCCTGATGTGCAGTCTTCTGCTGATTCCTCTTCAAGCAATGCACTGGCCGAGAAACACTCCCAAATTACAGTACTAAAGAAGGATGCTGCTGGGGTTCCTGATGTGCAGTCTTCTGCTGATTCCTCTTCAAGCAGTGCACTCGCCGAGCAACAATCCCAAATTGCAGTACCAAGCAAGGATGCTGCTGGGGTTCCTGATGTGCAGTCTTCTGCTGCTTCCTCTTCAAGCAGTTCCCTCACCGAGCAACACTCCCAAATTACAGTACCAAACAATGGTGCTGCCGGGGATCTTGCTGTgcagtcttcttcttcttcaacgaGTGTGCGACCAAACAAATTCCCTGACATGATGGCGGTTCAGATGGGATTGCTCCGTGCACTTTTTGATCCAGACCAGGAGGTTGCCTCCAAAGTCTTCCATCAGTCTCCTGACGCTGTGAAGAATCACTATGCTCGCGATGTCGAGCTCGCGTATACTGTCGGCCGAGTGGACCCTATTTTCAATCTTGCCAGTGGACTGGAGAGCAGGGATTCAGTGTTTGGCTCCCTTCTTCACCGGATCAAGTTTCCAGGGGAGCAGCCTATCCGTATCATTAATCTCAAGGGCCAAGTGCCTGCTCTCAG TGTCCATCCAGTGGGAAGCCGTTTTATAACCAAAAAGCTTGACATCGCAACTACTGGGGAAATAGTGCTGCTGTATAATGAAATTACGCCTGAAGTGCCCAGACTGGTCTACAATGTGTTTGCCAATTCTGCTATCATGAAG CTTCTTGACCATGGACCAGAACCCTACAGAAACAGGCTGGTCCGCAATCTTATCGGGCATGTGTTAGCCCTAAGCGTTCATCAGTATGGTCATCTAGTAATCGAAAAG GCATTTGAAATAGGCCACATTGACCATCAGATAGAGATCGCCAAGGAGCTTAATACGAACCTGCAGAGATGTGTCCGTGACCAACATGGGAACCATGTAGTCCAGAAATGCATGGAGTGTGTGCCCGAACAGTATATCCATTTCATCTACAGAAGTATACGTGGGAAGGCCAAGACGATAGCCTCTCATCAGTACGGATGTCGTATCATTCAG AAAGTGCTGGACTTTTGTAAGGACCCGCCGCTTCTGTATCCTATTGCCGCGGAGATTGTGGAGAACGTCGACGAGCTGTCGGCGGACAAATTTGGCACCTACGTCGTGCAG CACATGGTGCAGAATGGAGGGCCTAGTGACCGACAAACCATCCTGATGAAATTTGTGGGGCGCTTTGTGGAGCTGAGCCACCAGAAATACTCTGCAAATGTTATCGAGAAGCTCCTGATGTACGGCAGCTACCAGGACCGCAAGATCATCATCACTGAGTTCCTGTGCGCTGGGGATGGACAGACTGCAGATCATCTCGTG AGTATGATGATCCATGAGACTGCAACCTACGTGGTGCAGAAGATGATAGACGCGGCAGATGAATGGGAGTTCAGCGTGTTCGCGGAGGCGGTGAGGCGCAACGCCGACACGCTGAACAAGAACGCCCTCGGGAAACGCCTGGTGACGCATGTCAACAATCTCCTCAAGAGGACGCCGACTTTCTtcgcagcaccgccgccgccgcctcctcctcagccGCACTTTGGCTAA
- the LOC100840453 gene encoding thaumatin-like protein, with amino-acid sequence MAFSFFFPDNNKLLFLLLISIAITSMTTQNQAEAASGHIQLIMVNNCAESVWPALLGTTGHVTPQSGGFHLGAGEELTFNVPLMWSGRVWPRRGCAFDAHGNSTNGSRCTTGDCGGVLRCAGNPGAAPATVIEMTLGTPSSPVHFYDVSLVDGFNAPVSMAPVGGGRGCGVAACGADLNVCCPSALEVRDREGRIAGCRSACGAMGGDRYCCTGDYGTPAACKPTMFAHLFKAICPRAYSYAFDDASSLNRCKASRYLITFCPPQPQY; translated from the coding sequence atggccttctccttcttcttccctgacAACAATaagctcctcttcctcctcctcatctccATTGCAATCACCAGCATGACTACTCAAAACCAAGCAGAAGCAGCAAGCGGCCACATCCAACTGATCATGGTGAACAACTGCGCCGAGTCAGTGTGGCCAGCCCTGCTAGGAACAACCGGCCACGTCACGCCGCAGTCCGGCGGGTTCCACctgggcgccggcgaggagctcACCTTCAACGTCCCCCTCATGTGGTCGGGCCGCGTGTGGCCGCGCCGGGGCTGTGCCTTCGACGCGCACGGCAACAGCACCAACGGCAGCCGCTGCACGACTGGTGActgcggcggcgtcctccGCTGCGCCGGAAACCCCGGCGCGGCCCCGGCCACCGTGATCGAGATGACTCTAGGAACACCATCTTCCCCAGTGCACTTCTACGACGTGAGCCTGGTGGACGGCTTCAACGCGCCGGTGTCCATGGCGCccgtgggcggcggcaggggctgCGGCGTGGCCGCGTGCGGCGCTGACCTCAACGTGTGCTGCCCGTCGGCGCTGGAGGTCAGGGACAGGGAAGGGAGGATCGCCGGGTGCCGCAGCGCGTGCGGCGCCATGGGCGGCGACCGGTACTGCTGCACCGGGGACTACGGCACGCCGGCGGCGTGCAAGCCCACCATGTTCGCCCACCTGTTCAAGGCCATCTGCCCCAGGGCATACAGCTATGCCTTTGACGACGCCTCCAGCCTCAACCGGTGCAAGGCCAGCAGATACCTCATCACTTTCTGCCCACCACAACCTCAATACTAA